GACCACTTGCTGGTGAACCGGCTCCTGACCTACGACGCCAAAACCATGGAGATTCGCAACGTACCCGTGCCGCCGAACCCGCGCTGCACGGCCTGCGGCGCCGGAGCGCCGGCTTCCCAAAGGAGTCACGCATGAGCTTTGTTCAAGGACTGCAATGCCGGGAGTGTCGCCGGGTGTATCCCACGGCCCCCTTGCACGTGTGCGAGGACTGTTTCGGCCCGCTGGAGGTGATGTACGACTACGACGGTATTCGCCGGAACATAAGCCGGGAAAAGATCGCCGAGCGCCCGCGGAACCTGTGGCGCTACCGCGAGCTGCTGCCCATCGAGGACGAGCCCAGGGTGGGCCTCTACTCCGGCTTCACGCCGCTCATCCGAGCGCACCGCCTGGGCGCGGCGCTGGGCGTGGACGAGCTGTACCTCAAGGACGACTCGGTGAACCACCCGACCTTCTCATACAAGGACCGGGTGGTTTCGGTGGCCATCTCCAAGGCCATCGAGTTCGGCTACGAGACCGTTTCGTGCGCCTCCACCGGCAATCTTGCCAACTCGGTATCGGCCCACGCCGCCGCCGCCGGGCTCAACTGCTACGTGTTCATCCCCGAGGGACTGGAGGAAGGGAAGATCGTCGGCTCCGCCATCTACGGCCCGCGCACCGTCGCCATCAAGGGGACCTACGACGACGTCAACAGGCTGTGCAGCGAGATCGGCGACAAGTACCAGTGGGCGTTCGTCAACGTGAATCTCAGGCCCTACTACTCCGAGGGCGCCAAGACCCACGCCTTCGAGGTGGCCGAGCAGCTCGGCTGGAAGCTGCCGCGTCACATCGTGGTGGGCTCGGCGGGCGGCACCATCCTGCCCAAGCTGGGCAAGGGGTTCGAGGAGCTGCGCAAGGTGGGGCTGGTGGACCCGGACGAGCCGTGCAGCATCTACTCCGCGCAGGCGGCCGGCTGCTCGCCCATCATCAACGCGCTCAAGCGCGGGACCGACGTCGTCGACCCGGTGAAGCCCGACACCATCGCCACCTCCATCGCCATCGGCAATCCGGCCGACGGCTACTACGTCATCCAGACATTGAAGGAGACCGGCGGATGGGGCGAGGACGTCACCGACGAGGAGATCCTCGACGGCATCCGGCTGCTGGCCTCCACCGAGGGCATTTTTACCGAGCCCGCGGGCGGCACCGAGGTGGCGGT
The DNA window shown above is from Deltaproteobacteria bacterium and carries:
- the thrC gene encoding threonine synthase; this translates as MSFVQGLQCRECRRVYPTAPLHVCEDCFGPLEVMYDYDGIRRNISREKIAERPRNLWRYRELLPIEDEPRVGLYSGFTPLIRAHRLGAALGVDELYLKDDSVNHPTFSYKDRVVSVAISKAIEFGYETVSCASTGNLANSVSAHAAAAGLNCYVFIPEGLEEGKIVGSAIYGPRTVAIKGTYDDVNRLCSEIGDKYQWAFVNVNLRPYYSEGAKTHAFEVAEQLGWKLPRHIVVGSAGGTILPKLGKGFEELRKVGLVDPDEPCSIYSAQAAGCSPIINALKRGTDVVDPVKPDTIATSIAIGNPADGYYVIQTLKETGGWGEDVTDEEILDGIRLLASTEGIFTEPAGGTEVAVTKKLIEQGRIPRDESIVISITGNGYKTIETVAHIIDRPYSIDADLGNFDELYDGLTREPRPDAKAG